The Henckelia pumila isolate YLH828 chromosome 2, ASM3356847v2, whole genome shotgun sequence genome includes a window with the following:
- the LOC140883736 gene encoding F-box protein At3g07870-like, translating to MNPRMAGRPFLINLPSEIIINILSRLSIRAIISCKCACKQLLDLLSTPEFATSHLSLSTPGLLINQSGASGNLSQIFEFEDAFELEHHNLHYNPVLKFDPNLSGCVSDASSWIWGSVNGLLCLQDYRSKLYDALYICNPITREYIALPWIDEIVEYPSIGEYGFGVSMTSGQYKVLRNVRRHSYDFEEGPCSSFKKYECLVHTVGTRSWRKIPDAPVGYSSISFSLFLNGNLHGFLQDFLYSTNSSIYCFDLEAESFKPFPPPPPSLDSPALGTLGILDDCLCFVDSSSQDADIIVIWVMKEYGVGKSWTKQFVIEEALGFAGLYCDSVYAMKVFKDGDILLNRNINSLFYFSSKTKTCHKLEVVIQDQNGCIEAITHNSSFLSLKSLDAENVTSF from the coding sequence ATGAATCCAAGAATGGCTGGAAGGCCATTCTTGATTAATCTACCATCAGAGATCATTATCAATATTCTCTCAAGACTTTCCATACGAGCCATCATAAGCTGCAAATGTGCTTGCAAGCAATTACTCGACCTACTCTCAACTCCTGAGTTTGCCACATCCCACCTTTCTTTATCAACCCCTGGTCTACTTATCAATCAATCTGGCGCGAGCGGAAATTTAAGccaaatatttgaatttgaagATGCATTTGAGCTTGAACACCACAATCTTCACTACAATCCAGTATTGAAATTTGACCCCAATCTGTCTGGTTGCGTCTCAGATGCCAGTTCATGGATTTGGGGTTCAGTTAATGGTTTGCTTTGCCTGCAGGACTATAGAAGCAAATTGTATGATGCTCTATATATATGTAATCCGATCACCCGTGAGTATATTGCTCTTCCCTGGATTGATGAGATTGTCGAATATCCCAGCATTGGTGAGTATGGATTTGGGGTAAGCATGACTAGTGGCCAATACAAGGTGCTTAGGAATGTTCGTAGGCATTCATACGATTTCGAGGAAGGGCCATGCTCGAGCTTTAAAAAGTACGAGTGTTTGGTACACACCGTGGGAACAAGGTCATGGAGAAAAATTCCAGACGCGCCAGTTGGTTATTCAAGCATTTCCTTCAGCTTGTTCCTCAATGGAAATCTTCATGGGTTTTTACAAGATTTTCTCTACTCCACCAATTCGTCAATTTACTGTTTCGATCTTGAAGCTGAGTCTTTTAAGCCCTTTCCTCCACCTCCGCCGTCCCTAGATTCACCGGCTCTTGGAACCTTGGGAATTTTGGATGATTGCTTATGTTTTGTCGACAGTAGCTCGCAAGATGCAGATATCATTGTTATATGGGTGATGAAGGAATATGGGGTGGGGAAATCTTGGACTAAACAATTTGTCATCGAGGAAGCGCTAGGCTTTGCTGGTCTATATTGTGATTCAGTTTACGCCATGAAAGTTTTTAAAGACGGTGACATCTTGCTTAACCGGAACATCAACTCCCTGTTCTATTTCAGCAGCAAGACCAAAACTTGTCACAAACTTGAAGTGGTTATTCAGGACCAGAATGGTTGTATCGAGGCCATAACTCACAACTCGAGCTTTCTGTCACTCAAGAGTCTGGATGCTGAAAATGTAACATCGTTCTAG